In Paramormyrops kingsleyae isolate MSU_618 chromosome 5, PKINGS_0.4, whole genome shotgun sequence, one DNA window encodes the following:
- the thrab gene encoding thyroid hormone receptor alpha isoform X1 — protein sequence MEHMPKEQDPNLSEGEEKRWLDGPKRKRKNSQCSVKGMSGYIPSYLEKDEPCVVCGDKATGYHYRCITCEGCKGFFRRTIQKNLHPSYSCKYDGCCIIDKITRNQCQLCRFKKCIGVGMAMDLVLDDSKRVAKRRLIEENRERRRKEEMVKNLQNRPEPSSTEWELIRLVTEAHRHTNAQGSHWKQKRKFLPEDIGQSPVAPTSDGDKVDLEAFSEFTKIITPAITRVVDFAKKLPMFSELPCEDQIILLKGCCMEIMSLRAAVRYDPESETLTLSGEMAVKREQLKNGGLGVVSDAIFDLGKSLAQFNLDDTEVALLQAVLLMSSDRSGLTCTEKIEKCQETYLLAFEHYINYRKHNIPHFWPKLLMKVTDLRMIGACHASRFLHMKVECPTELFPPLFLEVFEDQEV from the exons GTGGCTCGATGGCCCAAAAAGGAAGAGGAAAAACAGCCAGTGTTCGGTGAAGGGCATGTCTG GGTACATCCCCAGTTACCTGGAGAAGGATGAGCCATGCGTGGTATGTGGGGACAAGGCCACTGGGTACCACTACCGCTGCATCACCTGCGAGGGCTGCAAG GGCTTCTTCCGCCGCACCATCCAGAAGAACCTGCACCCCTCTTACTCCTGCAAGTATGACGGCTGCTGCATCATCGATAAGATCACGCGGAACCAGTGCCAGCTGTGCCGCTTCAAGAAGTGCATCGGAGTGGGCATGGCCATGGACC TGGTGCTGGATGACTCCAAGAGAGTGGCTAAGCGGCGGCTCATCGAGGAGAACAGGGAGCGCCGGAGGAAGGAGGAGATGGTGAAGAACCTGCAGAACCGACCTGAGCCCTCCAGCACCGAGTGGGAACTGATCCGCTTGGTAACAGAGGCCCATCGCCACACCAACGCCCAGGGTTCCCACTGGAAACAGAAACGCAAGTTCCTG CCGGAAGATATCGGCCAGTCCCCCGTGGCCCCCACGTCCGACGGGGATAAGGTGGACCTGGAGGCCTTCAGCGAGTTCACCAAGATCATCACCCCCGCCATCACCCGCGTTGTCGATTTTGCCAAAAAGCTGCCCATGTTCTCTGAG CTGCCTTGTGAAGACCAGATCATCCTGCTCAAAGGCTGCTGCATGGAGATCATGTCCCTGCGGGCGGCTGTACGCTACGACCCCGAGAGCGAGACGCTGACCCTCAGTGGCGAGATGGCGGTCAAGCGCGAGCAGCTGAAGAACGGCGGCCTGGGCGTGGTGTCTGATGCCATCTTTGACCTGGGCAAGAGCCTGGCGCAGTTCAACCTGGACGACACGGAGGTGGCTCTGCTGCAGGCTGTACTGCTCATGAGTTCCG ATCGCTCTGGCCTCACCTGCACAGAGAAGATCGAGAAATGCCAGGAGACGTACCTGCTGGCTTTCGAACACTACATCAACTACCGCAAGCACAACATTCCTCACTTCTGGCCCAAGCTGCTGATGAAGGTGACGGACCTGCGCATGATTGGGGCCTGTCACGCCAGCCGCTTCCTGCACATGAAGGTGGAGTGCCCCACCGAGCTCTTCCCCCCACTCTTCCTGGAGGTCTTTGAGGACCAGGAGGTCTGA
- the thrab gene encoding thyroid hormone receptor alpha isoform X2, with protein MHILQSHCVIRWLDGPKRKRKNSQCSVKGMSGYIPSYLEKDEPCVVCGDKATGYHYRCITCEGCKGFFRRTIQKNLHPSYSCKYDGCCIIDKITRNQCQLCRFKKCIGVGMAMDLVLDDSKRVAKRRLIEENRERRRKEEMVKNLQNRPEPSSTEWELIRLVTEAHRHTNAQGSHWKQKRKFLPEDIGQSPVAPTSDGDKVDLEAFSEFTKIITPAITRVVDFAKKLPMFSELPCEDQIILLKGCCMEIMSLRAAVRYDPESETLTLSGEMAVKREQLKNGGLGVVSDAIFDLGKSLAQFNLDDTEVALLQAVLLMSSDRSGLTCTEKIEKCQETYLLAFEHYINYRKHNIPHFWPKLLMKVTDLRMIGACHASRFLHMKVECPTELFPPLFLEVFEDQEV; from the exons GTGGCTCGATGGCCCAAAAAGGAAGAGGAAAAACAGCCAGTGTTCGGTGAAGGGCATGTCTG GGTACATCCCCAGTTACCTGGAGAAGGATGAGCCATGCGTGGTATGTGGGGACAAGGCCACTGGGTACCACTACCGCTGCATCACCTGCGAGGGCTGCAAG GGCTTCTTCCGCCGCACCATCCAGAAGAACCTGCACCCCTCTTACTCCTGCAAGTATGACGGCTGCTGCATCATCGATAAGATCACGCGGAACCAGTGCCAGCTGTGCCGCTTCAAGAAGTGCATCGGAGTGGGCATGGCCATGGACC TGGTGCTGGATGACTCCAAGAGAGTGGCTAAGCGGCGGCTCATCGAGGAGAACAGGGAGCGCCGGAGGAAGGAGGAGATGGTGAAGAACCTGCAGAACCGACCTGAGCCCTCCAGCACCGAGTGGGAACTGATCCGCTTGGTAACAGAGGCCCATCGCCACACCAACGCCCAGGGTTCCCACTGGAAACAGAAACGCAAGTTCCTG CCGGAAGATATCGGCCAGTCCCCCGTGGCCCCCACGTCCGACGGGGATAAGGTGGACCTGGAGGCCTTCAGCGAGTTCACCAAGATCATCACCCCCGCCATCACCCGCGTTGTCGATTTTGCCAAAAAGCTGCCCATGTTCTCTGAG CTGCCTTGTGAAGACCAGATCATCCTGCTCAAAGGCTGCTGCATGGAGATCATGTCCCTGCGGGCGGCTGTACGCTACGACCCCGAGAGCGAGACGCTGACCCTCAGTGGCGAGATGGCGGTCAAGCGCGAGCAGCTGAAGAACGGCGGCCTGGGCGTGGTGTCTGATGCCATCTTTGACCTGGGCAAGAGCCTGGCGCAGTTCAACCTGGACGACACGGAGGTGGCTCTGCTGCAGGCTGTACTGCTCATGAGTTCCG ATCGCTCTGGCCTCACCTGCACAGAGAAGATCGAGAAATGCCAGGAGACGTACCTGCTGGCTTTCGAACACTACATCAACTACCGCAAGCACAACATTCCTCACTTCTGGCCCAAGCTGCTGATGAAGGTGACGGACCTGCGCATGATTGGGGCCTGTCACGCCAGCCGCTTCCTGCACATGAAGGTGGAGTGCCCCACCGAGCTCTTCCCCCCACTCTTCCTGGAGGTCTTTGAGGACCAGGAGGTCTGA